Proteins found in one Hypericibacter terrae genomic segment:
- a CDS encoding 2-isopropylmalate synthase — MDTGRDPNRVVIFDTTMRDGEQSPGASMNLDEKKRIAAVLEEMGVDVIEAGFPIASNGDFEAVREVAKLLKTSSVAGLARASKKDIDRAWEALQGAVRPRIHSFLSTSPLHMKFKLQMEPEAVHQAVIDSVTYARSLCEDVEWSAEDASRTDHDFLCRCVEAAIKCGASTINIPDTVGYAVPDEFAALIRMLFNRVPNIDKAIISVHCHNDLGLAVANSLAAVGAGARQVECTVNGLGERAGNAALEEIVMALRTRQNVLPYKTGIHTEVITRASRLVSTVTGFPVQPNKAIVGANAFAHESGIHQDGMLKHAGTYEIMTPESVGLSRSTLVMGKHSGRHAFKSKLKELGFELGDNAIEEAFRRFKDLADKKKDVFDEDIVALVDDEVVRSNESIRFVSLQVVCGSKGPQQADLELEIDGVVKQTRALGDGPVDATFKAIRQLFPHDARLQLFQVNAVTAGTDAQAEVTVRLEENGKTVNGQGADTDTLVASCKAYLHALNKLLTKRQKTAPAALSA, encoded by the coding sequence GGTCGAGATCCCAACCGCGTCGTCATTTTCGACACCACCATGCGCGACGGCGAGCAATCGCCCGGCGCCTCGATGAATCTCGACGAGAAGAAGCGCATTGCCGCGGTTCTCGAGGAGATGGGCGTCGATGTGATCGAAGCCGGATTTCCGATCGCCTCCAACGGCGATTTCGAGGCGGTGCGCGAAGTCGCGAAGCTGCTGAAGACCAGCTCGGTCGCGGGCCTCGCGCGCGCGTCGAAGAAGGATATCGATCGCGCCTGGGAGGCGCTCCAGGGCGCCGTTCGTCCGCGCATCCACAGTTTCCTCTCGACCAGCCCGCTCCATATGAAGTTCAAGCTGCAGATGGAGCCCGAGGCGGTGCATCAGGCCGTCATCGACAGCGTCACCTATGCGCGCAGCCTGTGCGAGGACGTCGAATGGTCGGCCGAGGACGCCTCGCGCACCGATCACGACTTCCTCTGCCGCTGCGTCGAGGCCGCGATCAAATGCGGCGCCAGCACCATCAATATTCCCGACACGGTCGGCTATGCGGTGCCCGACGAGTTCGCGGCTCTCATCCGCATGCTGTTCAACCGCGTGCCCAACATCGACAAGGCGATCATCTCGGTCCATTGCCACAACGATCTGGGCCTCGCCGTCGCCAACTCGCTGGCCGCCGTCGGCGCCGGTGCGCGGCAGGTCGAATGCACCGTCAACGGGCTGGGCGAGCGCGCCGGCAACGCCGCCCTCGAAGAGATCGTGATGGCGCTGCGCACGCGCCAGAACGTCCTGCCCTACAAGACCGGCATCCATACCGAGGTCATCACCCGCGCCTCGCGCCTGGTCTCGACCGTGACCGGCTTCCCGGTCCAGCCGAACAAGGCGATCGTCGGCGCCAACGCCTTCGCCCACGAATCCGGCATCCATCAGGACGGCATGCTCAAGCATGCCGGCACCTACGAGATCATGACGCCGGAATCGGTCGGCCTCAGCCGCTCGACCCTGGTGATGGGCAAGCATTCAGGCCGCCACGCCTTCAAGTCCAAGCTCAAGGAGCTCGGTTTCGAGCTCGGCGACAATGCGATCGAAGAGGCATTCCGCCGCTTCAAGGATCTGGCCGACAAGAAGAAGGACGTGTTCGACGAGGACATCGTGGCACTCGTCGACGACGAGGTGGTGCGCTCGAACGAGAGCATCCGTTTCGTCTCGCTGCAGGTCGTCTGCGGCTCCAAGGGTCCGCAGCAGGCGGATCTCGAACTCGAGATCGACGGCGTCGTGAAGCAGACGCGCGCGCTGGGCGACGGCCCGGTGGACGCGACCTTCAAGGCGATCCGGCAGCTGTTCCCGCATGACGCGCGGCTGCAGCTGTTCCAAGTGAATGCCGTCACCGCCGGCACGGATGCGCAGGCGGAGGTGACGGTGCGGCTGGAGGAAAACGGCAAGACGGTGAACGGCCAGGGGGCCGATACCGATACGCTGGTGGCCTCCTGCAAGGCCTATCTGCACGCGCTCAACAAGCTCCTGACCAAGAGGCAGAAGACCGCGCCTGCCGCGCTTTCCGCTTGA
- a CDS encoding rod shape-determining protein has product MLGRLLGMLSADMAIDLGTANTLVYVKGRGIVLNEPSVVAIHEVKGRKHVLAVGDEAKMMLGRTPGNITAIRPLRDGVIADFEVAEEMIKHFIRKVHNRRSFASPQIIVCVPSGSTAVERRAIQESAESAGARRVFLIEEPMAAAIGAGLPVTEPTGSMVVDIGGGTTEVAVLSLGGIVYSRSVRVGGDKMDEAIIAYIRRNHNLLVGEGSAERIKKEIGSACPPEDGDGRVMEIKGRDLMNGVPKELVITERQIAESLAEPVGAIIEAVKVALEHTAPELAADIVDKGIVLTGGGALLSNLDLVLRHSTGLPVSIADDPLTCVALGTGRCLEEMKTLKNVLINMY; this is encoded by the coding sequence ATGCTGGGTAGATTGCTGGGGATGCTGTCCGCCGATATGGCGATCGACCTCGGCACGGCAAACACGCTGGTCTATGTCAAAGGCCGCGGGATCGTGCTGAACGAGCCGTCGGTCGTGGCCATCCACGAGGTGAAGGGCCGCAAGCATGTGCTGGCGGTGGGCGACGAAGCGAAGATGATGCTGGGCCGCACGCCCGGCAACATCACCGCGATCCGCCCCTTGCGCGACGGCGTCATCGCCGACTTCGAGGTCGCGGAGGAAATGATCAAGCATTTCATCCGAAAGGTTCACAACCGGCGCAGCTTCGCCAGCCCGCAGATCATCGTCTGCGTGCCGTCGGGCTCGACCGCGGTCGAGCGCCGTGCCATTCAGGAATCGGCCGAGAGCGCCGGTGCGCGGCGCGTGTTCCTGATCGAGGAGCCGATGGCCGCCGCGATCGGCGCCGGCCTGCCGGTGACCGAGCCCACGGGCTCGATGGTGGTCGATATCGGCGGCGGCACGACCGAGGTCGCCGTGCTGTCGCTGGGCGGCATCGTCTATTCGCGCTCGGTGCGCGTCGGCGGCGACAAGATGGACGAGGCGATCATCGCCTATATCCGCCGCAACCATAACCTGCTGGTCGGCGAAGGCAGTGCCGAGCGCATCAAGAAGGAAATCGGCTCGGCCTGTCCTCCCGAAGACGGCGACGGCCGCGTCATGGAGATCAAGGGCCGCGACCTGATGAACGGCGTGCCCAAGGAGCTCGTCATCACCGAGCGCCAGATCGCCGAGAGCCTGGCCGAGCCGGTCGGGGCCATCATCGAAGCGGTCAAGGTGGCGCTCGAACACACCGCCCCCGAACTTGCCGCCGACATCGTCGACAAGGGCATCGTGCTCACCGGCGGCGGCGCGCTGCTCTCGAACCTGGACCTCGTGCTCCGCCATTCGACCGGCCTGCCGGTCTCGATCGCGGACGATCCGCTCACCTGCGTGGCGCTCGGCACCGGTCGTTGCCTGGAGGAGATGAAGACGCTCAAGAACGTCCTCATCAATATGTATTGA
- the mreC gene encoding rod shape-determining protein MreC has protein sequence MKQRTGSALRLASPLRALVHRLTLVMVMAAAVGVMVLGRANGPMVSQARTAVSDAVAPILGALSEPVSFAEGLFANLEELVDLRAENARLRIERQRLAEWQTIAQRLDAENRQLRTMLHFVPDPRSSFISARVIGDHTGAFVREVLISAGEKSGLRKGQAAMTGDGLAGRVSEVGTRSARVLLLTDINSRVPVVVERTRDRAILAGDNSNRPQLLYLKPGLQIEVGDRVVTSGDGGAFPPGLPVGVIDRISDGVVSVTPFVDWDHMEFLQIVDYGLDGVLGDDPAAAAANAAANPSAGGTVVALPRGH, from the coding sequence ATGAAGCAGCGGACCGGCTCCGCGCTGCGCCTGGCTTCGCCGCTGCGGGCGTTGGTTCATCGGCTGACCCTGGTCATGGTGATGGCTGCTGCCGTCGGCGTGATGGTCCTGGGTCGCGCGAATGGCCCCATGGTTTCCCAGGCCCGGACCGCGGTGTCCGACGCGGTGGCCCCGATCCTGGGCGCGCTCTCGGAGCCCGTGAGCTTCGCCGAAGGGCTCTTCGCCAATCTCGAGGAACTGGTCGATCTGCGGGCCGAGAACGCCCGCCTGCGCATCGAGCGCCAGCGTCTGGCCGAGTGGCAGACCATCGCCCAGCGCCTCGACGCCGAGAACCGTCAGCTCCGCACCATGCTGCATTTCGTGCCCGACCCGCGATCGAGCTTCATCAGCGCCAGGGTGATCGGCGACCATACCGGCGCCTTCGTGCGCGAGGTTCTGATCTCGGCCGGCGAGAAGTCGGGCCTGCGCAAGGGCCAGGCGGCCATGACCGGCGACGGTCTGGCGGGCCGCGTCAGCGAGGTCGGGACCCGTTCGGCCCGGGTGCTGCTCCTGACCGACATCAATTCCCGCGTGCCGGTCGTGGTCGAGCGGACCCGCGACCGGGCCATCCTCGCCGGCGACAACTCGAACCGGCCCCAGCTGCTCTATCTCAAGCCCGGCCTTCAGATCGAGGTCGGCGACCGCGTCGTCACGTCGGGCGATGGCGGGGCCTTCCCCCCGGGCCTGCCGGTGGGCGTGATCGACCGGATCTCGGACGGTGTCGTCTCGGTGACCCCCTTCGTGGACTGGGACCATATGGAATTCCTGCAGATCGTGGATTACGGCCTCGACGGCGTGCTGGGCGACGATCCGGCCGCGGCGGCGGCCAATGCGGCGGCCAATCCTTCGGCTGGCGGCACGGTCGTGGCGCTTCCGCGCGGGCATTGA
- the mreD gene encoding rod shape-determining protein MreD, with protein MSSSFWQRLDLWSQRLWPATLTLMLMLLGSIPVPLPFWQPISPSFALMSVYYWAIHRPTALPLPLVFFIGILADFFGMAPLGVGTLVLVVVYALTVSQRRLFIGQPFLVVWWGYMMVSAGAMMLAWVATSLLDVTLVDPRPAVFNYLVDLGLYPAVAYLFARAQRWLLSQQA; from the coding sequence ATGAGCTCCAGCTTCTGGCAGCGCCTCGATCTCTGGTCGCAGCGTCTATGGCCGGCCACGCTGACTCTGATGCTGATGCTGCTGGGCTCGATCCCGGTGCCGCTCCCCTTCTGGCAGCCGATCAGCCCCAGTTTCGCGCTCATGTCGGTCTATTACTGGGCGATCCATCGCCCGACCGCCCTGCCGCTGCCGCTGGTCTTCTTCATCGGCATCCTGGCCGACTTCTTCGGCATGGCGCCGCTCGGCGTGGGCACGCTGGTTCTGGTCGTGGTCTATGCGCTCACGGTGTCGCAGCGCCGGCTTTTCATCGGCCAGCCCTTCCTCGTGGTCTGGTGGGGTTACATGATGGTCTCGGCCGGCGCCATGATGCTGGCCTGGGTCGCCACCAGCCTGCTGGACGTGACCCTGGTGGACCCCCGGCCGGCGGTCTTCAACTATCTGGTCGACCTCGGGCTCTATCCGGCGGTGGCCTATCTCTTCGCCCGCGCGCAGCGCTGGCTCCTGTCGCAACAGGCGTGA
- the mrdA gene encoding penicillin-binding protein 2, protein MTVQSGQQLYRTFTRRAAMLGGAQLVLLGSLAGRMYYLQVVESDRYKLLAEENRISLRLLAPRRGRILDRFGQPLATNDQNYRIVLTPEQTEDLEGTLQSLETIVSISDSERARIMKEVARSRAFVPVTVKENLDWPLVAQVEVNTPDLPGVSIEVEQSRNYPYGGTVSHVLGYVGVVAEAELTGDPLLELPGFRVGKSGIEKQYDSDLRGSAGNSQVEVNAVGRVIRELSRDEGVPGKDLVTTLDMGLQTFAQQTLSAQLSAAAVCLDIMTGEVLALASTPSYDPTAFDRGLTSAEWQALTTDPLRPLSNKALNGTYAPGSTFKTVVAMAAMEQGIGPDHTVFCNGVTALGSARFHCWKKQGHGTLDMIGGIRHSCDCYFYDLARRIGIDPIAEMAHRFGLGQVTGIDMPSEKPGLIPDRAWKQATMGDIWHPGESLVAGIGQGFITTTPLQLAVLTARLASGGYAIKPKLHRDMVFAGDGGAALREGGSGTVLKPPFPSLGVSAEHLAVVLEGMNQVSNAPNGTAYRARITIPGMELAGKTGTAQVRRITMTERNAGVRKNEDLPWVQRDHALFIGFAPVHAPRYAIAVVSEHGGGGSVVCGPIARDILIEAQTRDPARRRPADQMAQNNETPA, encoded by the coding sequence ATGACGGTACAAAGCGGCCAACAGCTCTATCGGACCTTCACCCGCCGCGCGGCCATGCTCGGCGGCGCGCAGCTGGTGCTGCTCGGCAGCCTGGCCGGCCGGATGTATTACCTCCAGGTCGTCGAATCCGACCGCTACAAGCTGCTGGCCGAGGAGAACCGCATCAGCCTGCGCCTTCTGGCGCCGCGCCGCGGCCGCATCCTCGACCGGTTCGGCCAGCCGCTGGCGACCAACGACCAGAACTATCGCATCGTCCTGACGCCGGAGCAGACCGAGGATCTGGAGGGGACCCTGCAATCCCTGGAGACGATCGTCTCGATCAGCGATTCCGAGCGTGCCCGGATCATGAAGGAAGTCGCGCGCAGCCGCGCCTTCGTCCCGGTGACGGTGAAGGAGAATCTCGATTGGCCGCTGGTGGCGCAGGTCGAGGTCAACACGCCCGATCTGCCCGGCGTCTCGATCGAGGTCGAGCAGAGCCGGAACTATCCCTATGGCGGCACGGTCTCCCATGTGCTGGGCTATGTCGGCGTCGTGGCCGAGGCCGAGCTCACGGGCGATCCGCTGCTGGAGCTGCCGGGCTTCCGGGTCGGCAAGAGCGGGATCGAGAAGCAGTACGACAGCGACCTGCGCGGCTCGGCCGGCAACAGCCAGGTCGAGGTCAATGCCGTCGGCCGCGTGATTCGCGAGCTCTCGCGCGACGAGGGCGTGCCGGGCAAGGACCTGGTCACCACGCTCGATATGGGCCTGCAGACCTTCGCGCAGCAGACGCTCTCCGCCCAGCTCAGCGCGGCCGCCGTCTGCTTGGATATCATGACCGGCGAGGTTCTGGCTTTGGCCTCGACCCCGAGCTACGACCCGACCGCCTTCGATCGCGGCCTCACCAGCGCCGAATGGCAGGCCCTCACCACCGATCCCTTGCGCCCGCTCTCCAACAAGGCGCTCAACGGCACCTACGCCCCGGGCTCGACCTTCAAGACGGTCGTGGCGATGGCGGCGATGGAGCAGGGGATCGGGCCCGACCACACGGTCTTCTGCAACGGCGTCACCGCGCTGGGCTCGGCCCGGTTCCATTGCTGGAAGAAGCAGGGCCACGGCACCCTCGACATGATCGGCGGCATCCGCCATTCCTGCGACTGCTATTTCTACGACCTGGCGCGGCGCATCGGCATCGATCCGATCGCCGAGATGGCGCATCGCTTCGGGCTCGGCCAGGTGACCGGGATCGACATGCCGTCGGAGAAGCCGGGCCTCATTCCCGACCGGGCCTGGAAGCAGGCGACGATGGGCGACATCTGGCATCCGGGCGAATCCCTGGTCGCCGGCATCGGCCAGGGCTTCATCACCACCACGCCGCTGCAGTTGGCGGTCCTGACCGCCCGTCTGGCCTCGGGCGGCTATGCGATCAAGCCCAAGCTCCATCGCGACATGGTCTTTGCCGGCGACGGCGGGGCCGCCTTGCGCGAAGGCGGCAGCGGCACCGTTCTGAAGCCGCCCTTCCCCTCGCTCGGCGTGTCGGCGGAGCATCTGGCCGTCGTGCTGGAGGGCATGAACCAGGTCAGCAATGCCCCCAACGGCACCGCCTACCGTGCCCGCATCACCATTCCCGGGATGGAGCTGGCCGGCAAGACCGGCACCGCCCAGGTGCGCCGCATCACCATGACCGAGCGCAATGCCGGCGTGCGCAAGAACGAGGACCTGCCCTGGGTGCAGCGCGACCATGCGCTCTTCATCGGCTTCGCCCCGGTCCATGCGCCCCGATATGCCATCGCGGTCGTGAGCGAGCATGGCGGCGGCGGTTCCGTCGTCTGCGGCCCGATCGCCCGCGACATCCTGATCGAGGCCCAGACGCGCGATCCCGCGCGCCGGCGGCCGGCCGACCAGATGGCCCAGAACAACGAGACCCCGGCATGA
- the rodA gene encoding rod shape-determining protein RodA, producing MIGPTHFGGTPFGRSAAELSIGQKLKQISWGLVLLLVLIASVGLAMLYSAANGSIDPWMSRQGARLIVGLGLMTVVALTDLRFWLRWAYAFYAFAFLLLVYVEIAGEIGMGAQRWIDFKFFQLQPSEIMKIALVVALARYFHRLDLEDIRRHLPLPLVPPLMLVLMPAGLVLVQPDLGTAGMLILIGGVMFFAAGVRMWKFILIGAAGLAALPIGWGFMHDYQRQRVLTFLNPESDPLGSGYHIMQSKIAFGSGGVLGKGFLMGTQSHLNFLPERQTDFIFTMLAEELGMVGGITLLCLYALVLLYGFMIALRSRNQFGRLLAFGITSSMFFYVFINMAMVMGLIPVVGVPLPLISYGGTSMLSLLMGFGLVQAVNVNRDLRLGQHGQGDEG from the coding sequence ATGATCGGACCGACCCATTTCGGCGGCACCCCCTTCGGGCGCAGCGCCGCCGAGCTCTCGATCGGCCAGAAGCTGAAGCAGATCAGCTGGGGCCTGGTGCTCCTGCTGGTGCTGATCGCCAGCGTCGGGCTCGCCATGCTCTATTCCGCCGCCAATGGCAGCATCGATCCCTGGATGTCGCGCCAGGGCGCGCGCCTGATCGTGGGGCTGGGGCTGATGACCGTGGTGGCCCTGACCGACCTGCGCTTCTGGCTGCGCTGGGCCTATGCCTTCTATGCCTTCGCCTTTTTGCTGCTGGTCTATGTCGAGATCGCCGGCGAGATCGGCATGGGCGCGCAGCGCTGGATCGACTTCAAGTTCTTCCAGCTGCAGCCCTCCGAGATCATGAAGATCGCGCTGGTCGTGGCGCTGGCGCGCTATTTCCACCGGCTCGACCTCGAGGACATCAGGCGCCATCTGCCGCTGCCCCTCGTGCCGCCTTTGATGCTGGTGCTGATGCCGGCGGGCCTGGTGCTGGTGCAGCCCGATCTCGGCACCGCCGGCATGCTGATCCTGATCGGCGGCGTCATGTTCTTCGCGGCCGGCGTGCGGATGTGGAAGTTCATCCTGATCGGCGCGGCGGGTCTGGCTGCGCTGCCGATCGGCTGGGGCTTCATGCATGACTATCAGCGCCAGCGCGTCCTGACCTTCCTCAATCCCGAGAGCGATCCGCTGGGCTCCGGCTACCACATCATGCAGTCGAAGATCGCCTTCGGCTCCGGCGGCGTGCTGGGCAAGGGCTTCCTCATGGGGACCCAGAGCCATCTCAACTTCCTGCCCGAGCGCCAGACCGACTTCATCTTCACCATGCTGGCCGAGGAGCTGGGCATGGTGGGCGGCATCACGCTGCTCTGCCTCTATGCGCTGGTGCTGCTCTACGGCTTCATGATCGCGCTGCGGAGCCGCAACCAGTTCGGCCGGCTGCTCGCCTTCGGCATCACCTCGAGCATGTTCTTCTACGTCTTCATCAACATGGCGATGGTGATGGGCCTCATCCCCGTGGTCGGCGTGCCGCTGCCGCTGATCTCCTACGGCGGCACCTCGATGCTGTCGTTGCTGATGGGCTTCGGCCTGGTCCAAGCCGTCAACGTCAACCGCGACCTGCGGCTGGGCCAGCACGGCCAGGGCGACGAGGGCTGA
- a CDS encoding CBASS cGAMP synthase, with translation MGISSSLFFDRYDSQKQTLYRRIIPTEDQFEEQQERWSALADHLTSALSEKSGNTITTWLQGSYKFGTQIRPVRAGEEFDIDLGIYFVWEGDPSDGDYGPKALKGMVQESLSDYSSDSVIEVISPPKIRCARIRFKGDFHIDVPAYHLDDERDTRTLATEEDEWEESDPKALYIWFKSSFDDDRRTIVRRQIRYLKTWAALKFSSVDSRPSSTLITVLVAEAAVSLSKERFSEDDDTLQLILGSIVDRLDYDRTVLNPVDPDEDLAGRLEAKEYDSFIDSLKELQKIADEALGEADVSAAADKWSDAFEHFFPLPDVEAIDEEVSKTQHLPVRAFNPEVDVTAVSRDNPNHKWSGRNAIGPIPKNCDIYFQITNSGAMPPNSVVQWMVRNEGDEAEIFNDLGHRAGTGVTAKERSAYRGTHHMDCVVRQYGIVIGRRRIPVRITGMAMARRNPLKLPQWVRLRGRR, from the coding sequence ATGGGAATTTCGTCATCGCTCTTCTTCGACAGATATGATTCTCAAAAGCAAACGCTTTATCGGCGAATCATTCCCACCGAGGATCAATTCGAAGAGCAGCAAGAGCGTTGGAGCGCTCTAGCGGATCATTTGACATCAGCATTAAGCGAAAAAAGCGGAAACACCATTACTACGTGGCTGCAGGGATCTTATAAATTCGGAACGCAAATTCGACCTGTTCGAGCAGGGGAAGAATTTGACATTGATCTTGGAATCTATTTCGTGTGGGAAGGCGACCCTTCCGATGGCGACTATGGCCCGAAAGCCCTCAAAGGCATGGTCCAAGAGAGCCTAAGCGACTATTCGTCTGATAGCGTGATTGAAGTGATTTCGCCGCCCAAAATTAGGTGCGCACGGATTCGTTTCAAGGGTGACTTTCACATCGACGTCCCTGCCTATCACCTGGATGACGAGCGAGACACACGAACACTGGCCACTGAAGAGGATGAATGGGAGGAGAGCGATCCCAAAGCATTATATATCTGGTTCAAGAGTAGCTTCGACGATGATCGTCGAACCATTGTTCGGCGGCAGATTCGATATTTAAAGACGTGGGCTGCGTTGAAGTTCAGTTCCGTAGACTCACGTCCATCTTCGACGTTAATTACCGTTCTCGTTGCAGAGGCAGCCGTATCTCTCTCAAAGGAGAGGTTTTCCGAGGACGATGACACTCTACAGCTAATTCTAGGTTCAATTGTTGATCGGTTAGACTATGACCGCACGGTTCTTAATCCTGTCGATCCTGATGAAGATTTAGCTGGGAGGCTCGAAGCAAAGGAGTACGATTCCTTTATTGATAGCTTGAAAGAGCTTCAGAAGATCGCGGATGAAGCTCTTGGAGAAGCCGATGTTTCTGCAGCTGCGGACAAATGGAGCGACGCGTTCGAACACTTTTTTCCGCTGCCAGACGTCGAAGCCATCGACGAGGAAGTCTCTAAAACGCAGCACCTTCCCGTTAGAGCGTTCAACCCTGAAGTTGACGTAACTGCGGTATCAAGAGACAACCCTAACCACAAATGGTCTGGTAGGAACGCAATTGGGCCAATTCCAAAGAACTGCGATATATATTTTCAGATCACAAATTCGGGCGCTATGCCCCCAAACTCGGTTGTTCAATGGATGGTCCGCAATGAAGGCGACGAAGCTGAGATATTCAACGATCTGGGCCATCGCGCGGGTACCGGAGTGACGGCCAAGGAGCGGTCCGCATACAGGGGCACTCATCATATGGATTGCGTTGTACGGCAGTACGGAATTGTGATCGGCCGACGTCGCATTCCGGTAAGAATCACAGGAATGGCAATGGCTCGCCGTAATCCCCTAAAGCTTCCCCAATGGGTACGGCTTCGGGGCCGAAGATAA
- a CDS encoding CBASS cGAMP-activated phospholipase, translated as MPFQILSISGGGYLGLYSIAVLASLEQSIGRPIASCFDLIAGTSVGGIIALGLAAECPAEEIKAAFEKEGKSIFSSRAAPTTRFGQWRDFGRSLFSPKYTGTALRNVVGSIIGEETLIGDLKHPVVVPTVNLTKGTPQVFKTPHHLSFQRDHLLRVVDVAVATSAAPTYFPIAEIGDELFADGGLFANSPDMIALHEAEHFLKVKYQDICLLSIGTTTTQFSFSHRTGRKLGTAAWARRLASAMISSQQLDVHYMLSHKLADRYVRIDEVQSREQERDLGLDVATDTAMKTIRGLAAGSVQKFINNSKLQDMLRNSAPAPKFFYGRSAQ; from the coding sequence ATGCCCTTTCAGATACTAAGTATCAGCGGCGGCGGATACCTTGGCCTCTATTCGATCGCAGTGCTTGCTTCGCTGGAGCAGAGCATTGGACGCCCGATCGCGTCGTGCTTCGATTTGATTGCTGGCACATCAGTTGGAGGAATAATTGCCTTAGGACTTGCCGCCGAATGCCCCGCCGAAGAAATCAAGGCGGCGTTCGAGAAGGAAGGCAAGTCAATCTTTTCTAGTAGAGCTGCGCCAACAACGCGCTTTGGTCAGTGGCGAGATTTTGGCCGCTCCCTCTTCTCTCCAAAGTACACCGGGACTGCCCTCCGCAACGTCGTGGGTTCCATTATTGGCGAGGAAACGCTGATCGGTGACCTCAAACACCCGGTAGTAGTTCCTACCGTTAACCTGACAAAAGGCACGCCACAGGTCTTTAAGACTCCGCATCACCTAAGTTTTCAGCGCGACCACCTGCTTCGAGTAGTCGATGTCGCAGTGGCGACTTCTGCTGCACCAACTTACTTCCCTATTGCGGAAATCGGTGATGAGCTTTTTGCAGATGGTGGCTTGTTCGCCAACTCTCCCGACATGATCGCACTGCATGAAGCGGAGCACTTCCTGAAAGTCAAATATCAGGACATTTGCCTCCTGAGTATCGGCACTACTACCACACAGTTTTCATTCTCTCACAGAACTGGTCGAAAGCTTGGCACAGCAGCGTGGGCACGCCGACTTGCATCTGCAATGATTTCATCCCAACAACTCGATGTTCACTACATGCTCAGCCATAAGTTGGCTGATCGCTATGTACGTATCGATGAAGTGCAATCGAGAGAACAAGAGCGAGATCTCGGGCTTGATGTCGCGACAGATACTGCAATGAAAACGATACGCGGGCTCGCTGCAGGATCGGTTCAAAAGTTTATCAACAATTCAAAGCTGCAGGACATGCTGCGTAACTCGGCACCGGCGCCAAAATTCTTCTACGGCCGATCTGCCCAATAG
- a CDS encoding amino acid ABC transporter ATP-binding protein, with protein sequence MSFLEIVEIEKNFGPHRIFDGLSMNVEEHQVVCLIGPSGCGKSTLLRCINGLEQIQGGEIRLHGDRVTGPGVDVNALRRDVGIVFQSYNLFPHMSVLENVLLAPLKVLKMDRAEAEDRAMALLRRIGLEAKAKEFPDRLSGGQQQRVAIVRALAMDPLVMLLDEITSALDPELVSEVLNIVRDLAKEGMTMLLATHEMGFARDVASKVCFLHGGKVHEEGPPEQIFGNPQQERTRAFLKRIIEAGRL encoded by the coding sequence ATGTCCTTCCTCGAAATCGTCGAAATCGAGAAGAATTTCGGACCCCACCGGATCTTCGATGGCTTGAGCATGAACGTCGAGGAGCATCAGGTGGTCTGCCTGATCGGCCCCTCCGGTTGCGGGAAATCGACGCTCCTGCGCTGCATCAACGGGCTGGAGCAGATCCAGGGCGGCGAGATCCGCCTCCATGGCGACCGCGTCACCGGCCCCGGCGTCGACGTGAACGCGCTGCGCCGCGATGTCGGCATCGTGTTCCAGAGCTACAATCTGTTCCCGCATATGAGCGTGCTGGAGAATGTGCTGCTGGCGCCGCTCAAGGTCCTGAAGATGGACCGGGCCGAGGCCGAGGACCGCGCCATGGCGCTGCTGCGGCGCATCGGGCTTGAGGCGAAAGCCAAGGAATTCCCCGACCGGCTCTCCGGCGGCCAGCAGCAGCGCGTCGCCATCGTCCGCGCGCTCGCCATGGACCCGCTGGTGATGCTGCTGGACGAGATCACCTCGGCGCTCGACCCCGAGCTCGTCTCCGAGGTGCTCAACATCGTGCGCGACCTGGCGAAGGAAGGCATGACCATGCTCCTCGCCACCCACGAGATGGGCTTCGCCCGCGACGTCGCCAGCAAGGTCTGCTTCCTCCATGGCGGCAAGGTCCATGAAGAAGGCCCGCCCGAGCAGATCTTCGGCAACCCCCAGCAGGAACGGACGCGCGCGTTCCTGAAGCGCATCATCGAGGCGGGACGGCTCTAG